TTAGGGTAATCGAAAGCTTACTGAGTGTGCAAAACCATCCACAATGTTTTCTTTAAGGAGAAATGAATTTCCTGGCCAATGACTGTAACTTGCTTGTTGTAAAAGCCAATGTTCTGTTGTTGCCTCGCCGGAGTCAGAAAACCGGCCTCCCAACATTGAGAGAGCTCTTGCTGATCGTTGCTGGACTTTTCCGTGGCACGTTCGACAGTTTATAGCTTCTATGATTGCTTCAATGGCTTCTTCTCTGTATACACTGCTCCTGAAAGGGTCTCCCTGCAACAAAACTGCTACTCCATATGGGAACTATTCAAGATATATATCAAAAGTCTAGAGCAAAAGTTGATTTACTTTTCTGTGAACAGTTTGGTAGCCAGAAGTTGAAATAAGTTTAGAAAGATTTTACAATTTCTACCAGAAAGTTGCACAAACACGAACGATGGATTTACCATAAGATCAAGCTGTAGCAATACTGATGCAATTAACGGGCGTTCTTCAAGTGGAGCTCTCTGCAGATAGACCAACAAAATCTGCATTGTGTTAAAGCCGCCCGATCCTTCTTTCAGCCCATCTAGGATTTCAGTGATCTTTGTTCGTCTGCAACGAATCATTTTGTTGAGCAGAAAAACATAAACGAAAGACTGAAAAGAGGTAAACAAGAATTTCATACCTACTAAGGCAGAGCATTTCGATGAATAAGGTGAATGCGGAGCCAGTAGAGTTCTTGCCATTTCCAAGTACAACGAGTTCAAGAAGAGAAGCCTTGTTGAGAAAATCAGCCAAGTAGTTTCGACACCTTCCATCCGCGCGAACACAACACACCATGATCGAAGCAATGTTGTTCCTCTCATAAGTCTCCCCTCTCTCGATTTGTGCCACCAGAAGGCTCAGCCCTCCCAGAGAAATTACCTCTCCAGCATTCTCCAAGTTTCGATCTTCATCAAAACCGGTAAGAAGCTGGTCTAAAAGGTACAACGCTGCCACTTGAGGACTGCAATGAACTGTGAATAGCATCTGCAACTGATCTCCAAACTCTAGTACTCGAAGGAATAGCGCTGCCCATTCGACTGATATCATCTGTTTTGCCTTTGGCTTCAACAAGTAAAGCAGAATTGCAGCTTTCAAAAATAGACCATTACTTCTTAGAAGTCTCATAAAAATTTCAAGCTGTGGATCTGAGTTCAGTATGATCTGTCTAATCATCTCGTTTCTCACTGCGAGTTCAGCTAAAACTGAGATTACTAATTCCAAAATTTCTTCATTACTAGAAGCAAACAACACCTCCAACATTCCCTGAATAACGGGTGGCTTTGATAGCTCAGCCTCAATGACAGGATCACCATGTGAGTCCAACCAAGCTTTGGTAATCACACGAATTGCAGTTTCGCAATCATTTGGATTATCGGAGGAACAGATAGTGCTAATAGCACGGTTTGAGTTGCTTGAAGGTCGAAGATGGGAGTTATCTTCTTTTCGGATTGAATTGTTCTTGACTATGAGATTCTTGCTCACCAAGCATACTGTTGGTGCATTCTGGCATCTAAAGAATCCAAAATGGTCTGACTTCTGTGTCTCTGACTCAGGCCATGGCGCAATTATCGGATTTCTATGATTTTCGCCTGATGACCTTCGCCGACTAGACCTTTCACCCCTCtgccaaaattagaaaattgtgATTATGTGAATTCTCCGCTGCAATATGTATTCAatcatttacaaaaaaaattgaatttagtAAAGAATTGAGATGAAGACAGATTCACCCACATGAACATAATCTGCACAAAgattttcctcctcttcatccAAACCCCAAGTATAATTTAAAACTCCTTTTTCATCATCGAGGCTCACAGGTCTTCGCTCAAGCGTGGAGCCAAACACAGCTCGGTATCTTCAGTGATTTTCGAAACCATCAAATAAGATACACGATGACAATACAAACTACAAGTCATATATACTTGCTAaatattttgcaaaaaaaattgaaataattcCATGTATTAATACtacttacaaatttttgttgagTGAGGAATGTGAAGTGTAAGAATCTGATGATCTCCTTCTCGATGATCTGCAACTGCTTATCGAAGAAGGTAAAGGTATAGTAGGAGGAATGGGAGGAGCCTCAGCCCCCACTTGAAGCCACTCCTTGTAGTACAAAGCAAACTTTGTTGTTCCCATATCCATTTGTTCATCATACACTCTCGT
This genomic interval from Malus domestica chromosome 05, GDT2T_hap1 contains the following:
- the LOC103435233 gene encoding putative E3 ubiquitin-protein ligase LIN-1 isoform X1 — translated: MASLKEMLTEERLELESKRYPKGLKPFKYRELYESTALLLPIRICHDRKSGDFSDHKAPTRKGSSRRVSTTSERSNSKSLVSESSRTSEPAAIDEVATSAVVSILSGYVGRYVKDEAFRETIREKCRSCLVRKKKDLDNGMLGNLESGIESVEKLVEDQWSKKKEVRAKTVKNLIRVFNIVGSSNSSNSHISACAQLYLSIVHKLEKNDQLSSRHLLQVFCDSPGLARTHLIPDLWEHLFLPHLLHVKVWYAKEIDALSSTEDGKKEKKMEAVTRVYDEQMDMGTTKFALYYKEWLQVGAEAPPIPPTIPLPSSISSCRSSRRRSSDSYTSHSSLNKNLYRAVFGSTLERRPVSLDDEKGVLNYTWGLDEEEENLCADYVHRGERSSRRRSSGENHRNPIIAPWPESETQKSDHFGFFRCQNAPTVCLVSKNLIVKNNSIRKEDNSHLRPSSNSNRAISTICSSDNPNDCETAIRVITKAWLDSHGDPVIEAELSKPPVIQGMLEVLFASSNEEILELVISVLAELAVRNEMIRQIILNSDPQLEIFMRLLRSNGLFLKAAILLYLLKPKAKQMISVEWAALFLRVLEFGDQLQMLFTVHCSPQVAALYLLDQLLTGFDEDRNLENAGEVISLGGLSLLVAQIERGETYERNNIASIMVCCVRADGRCRNYLADFLNKASLLELVVLGNGKNSTGSAFTLFIEMLCLSRRTKITEILDGLKEGSGGFNTMQILLVYLQRAPLEERPLIASVLLQLDLMFPYGVAVLLQGDPFRSSVYREEAIEAIIEAINCRTCHGKVQQRSARALSMLGGRFSDSGEATTEHWLLQQASYSHWPGNSFLLKENIVDGFAHSNEDEAATENWQRKTATVLFKSGNKELLMALSDSMVNGIPSLARSSLVTVSWMSRFLDAVAGEDLRSMTWSLLVPQLLEYLNYDRDVEERVLASYTLLKLAKRSAHEYVPMLSSVDKDLLRKLQNLSLVTWTANELISIITSN
- the LOC103435233 gene encoding putative E3 ubiquitin-protein ligase LIN-1 isoform X2 gives rise to the protein MASLKEMLTEERLELESKRYPKGLKPFKYRELYESTALLLPIRICHDRKSGDFSDHKAPTRKGSSRRVSTTSERSNSKSLVSESSRTSEPAAIDEVATSAVVSILSGYVGRYVKDEAFRETIREKCRSCLVRKKKDLDNGMLGNLESGIESVEKLVEDQWSKKKEVRAKTVKNLIRVFNIVGSSNSSNSHISACAQLYLSIVHKLEKNDQLSSRHLLQVFCDSPGLARTHLIPDLWEHLFLPHLLHVKVWYAKEIDALSSTEDGKKEKKMEAVTRVYDEQMDMGTTKFALYYKEWLQVGAEAPPIPPTIPLPSSISSCRSSRRRSSDSYTSHSSLNKNLYRAVFGSTLERRPVSLDDEKGVLNYTWGLDEEEENLCADYVHRGERSSRRRSSGENHRNPIIAPWPESETQKSDHFGFFRCQNAPTVCLVSKNLIVKNNSIRKEDNSHLRPSSNSNRAISTICSSDNPNDCETAIRVITKAWLDSHGDPVIEAELSKPPVIQGMLEVLFASSNEEILELVISVLAELAVRNEMIRQIILNSDPQLEIFMRLLRSNGLFLKAAILLYLLKPKAKQMISVEWAALFLRVLEFGDQLQMLFTVHCSPQVAALYLLDQLLTGFDEDRNLENAGEVISLGGLSLLVAQIERGETYERNNIASIMVCCVRADGRCRNYLADFLNKASLLELVVLGNGKNSTGSAFTLFIEMLCLSRRTKITEILDGLKEGSGGFNTMQILLVYLQRAPLEERPLIASVLLQLDLMGDPFRSSVYREEAIEAIIEAINCRTCHGKVQQRSARALSMLGGRFSDSGEATTEHWLLQQASYSHWPGNSFLLKENIVDGFAHSNEDEAATENWQRKTATVLFKSGNKELLMALSDSMVNGIPSLARSSLVTVSWMSRFLDAVAGEDLRSMTWSLLVPQLLEYLNYDRDVEERVLASYTLLKLAKRSAHEYVPMLSSVDKDLLRKLQNLSLVTWTANELISIITSN
- the LOC103435233 gene encoding putative E3 ubiquitin-protein ligase LIN-1 isoform X4; translated protein: MASLKEMLTEERLELESKRYPKGLKPFKYRELYESTALLLPIRICHDRKSGDFSDHKAPTRKGSSRRVSTTSERSNSKSLVSESSRTSEPAAIDEVATSAVVSILSGYVGRYVKDEAFRETIREKCRSCLVRKKKDLDNGMLGNLESGIESVEKLVEDQWSKKKEVRAKTVKNLIRVFNIVGSSNSSNSHISACAQLYLSIVHKLEKNDQLSSRHLLQVFCDSPGLARTHLIPDLWEHLFLPHLLHVKVWYAKEIDALSSTEDGKKEKKMEAVTRVYDEQMDMGTTKFALYYKEWLQVGAEAPPIPPTIPLPSSISSCRSSRRRSSDSYTSHSSLNKNLYRAVFGSTLERRPVSLDDEKGVLNYTWGLDEEEENLCADYVHRGERSSRRRSSGENHRNPIIAPWPESETQKSDHFGFFRCQNAPTVCLVSKNLIVKNNSIRKEDNSHLRPSSNSNRAISTICSSDNPNDCETAIRVITKAWLDSHGDPVIEAELSKPPVIQGMLEVLFASSNEEILELVISVLAELAVRNEMIRQIILNSDPQLEIFMRLLRSNGLFLKAAILLYLLKPKAKQMISVEWAALFLRVLEFGDQLQMLFTVHCSPQVAALYLLDQLLTGFDEDRNLENAGEVISLGGLSLLVAQIERGETYERNNIASIMVCCVRADGRCRNYLADFLNKASLLELVVLGNGKNSTGSAFTLFIEMLCLSRRTKITEILDGLKEGSGGFNTMQILLVYLQRAPLEERPLIASVLLQLDLMGDPFRSSVYREEAIEAIIEAINCRTCHGKVQQRSARALSMLGGRFSDSGEATTEHWLLQQASYSHWPGNSFLLKENIVDGFAHSNEDEAATENWQRKTATVLFKSGNKELLMALSDSMVNGIPSLARSSLVTVSWMSRFLDAVAGEDLRSMTWSLLVPQLLEYLNYDRDVEERVLASYTLLKLAKRSVDKDLLRKLQNLSLVTWTANELISIITSN
- the LOC103435233 gene encoding putative E3 ubiquitin-protein ligase LIN-1 isoform X3 gives rise to the protein MASLKEMLTEERLELESKRYPKGLKPFKYRELYESTALLLPIRICHDRKSGDFSDHKAPTRKGSSRRVSTTSERSNSKSLVSESSRTSEPAAIDEVATSAVVSILSGYVGRYVKDEAFRETIREKCRSCLVRKKKDLDNGMLGNLESGIESVEKLVEDQWSKKKEVRAKTVKNLIRVFNIVGSSNSSNSHISACAQLYLSIVHKLEKNDQLSSRHLLQVFCDSPGLARTHLIPDLWEHLFLPHLLHVKVWYAKEIDALSSTEDGKKEKKMEAVTRVYDEQMDMGTTKFALYYKEWLQVGAEAPPIPPTIPLPSSISSCRSSRRRSSDSYTSHSSLNKNLYRAVFGSTLERRPVSLDDEKGVLNYTWGLDEEEENLCADYVHRGERSSRRRSSGENHRNPIIAPWPESETQKSDHFGFFRCQNAPTVCLVSKNLIVKNNSIRKEDNSHLRPSSNSNRAISTICSSDNPNDCETAIRVITKAWLDSHGDPVIEAELSKPPVIQGMLEVLFASSNEEILELVISVLAELAVRNEMIRQIILNSDPQLEIFMRLLRSNGLFLKAAILLYLLKPKAKQMISVEWAALFLRVLEFGDQLQMLFTVHCSPQVAALYLLDQLLTGFDEDRNLENAGEVISLGGLSLLVAQIERGETYERNNIASIMVCCVRADGRCRNYLADFLNKASLLELVVLGNGKNSTGSAFTLFIEMLCLSRRTKITEILDGLKEGSGGFNTMQILLVYLQRAPLEERPLIASVLLQLDLMFPYGVAVLLQGDPFRSSVYREEAIEAIIEAINCRTCHGKVQQRSARALSMLGGRFSDSGEATTEHWLLQQASYSHWPGNSFLLKENIVDGFAHSNEDEAATENWQRKTATVLFKSGNKELLMALSDSMVNGIPSLARSSLVTVSWMSRFLDAVAGEDLRSMTWSLLVPQLLEYLNYDRDVEERVLASYTLLKLAKRSVDKDLLRKLQNLSLVTWTANELISIITSN